From Xiphophorus hellerii strain 12219 chromosome 20, Xiphophorus_hellerii-4.1, whole genome shotgun sequence, the proteins below share one genomic window:
- the myog gene encoding myogenin isoform X1: MELFETNPYFFPDQRFYEGGDSYFPSRLPGTYDQAGYQDRNSMMGLCGSLAGGASVGVASTEDKASPSSLSPHSETHCPGQCLPWACKLCKRKTVTMDRRRAATLREKRRLKKVNEAFDALKRSTLMNPNQRLPKVEILRSAIQYIERLQALVSSLNQQDTETGQQGLHYRPTPTQPRVSSSCEPSSGSTCCSSPEWSSTPEQCPPSYSGEDLLSAAESPEQGNMQALTSIVDSISASDRAVAFPVDISK; the protein is encoded by the exons ATGGAGCTCTTTGAGACCAACCCATACTTCTTTCCTGATCAGCGATTTTATGAAGGAGGGGACAGCTACTTCCCCTCTCGCCTACCTGGGACATACGACCAAGCTGGTTACCAGGACAGAAACTCCATGATGGGCTTGTGTGGGAGTCTAGCTGGAGGTGCCAGTGTCGGAGTCGCAAGTACTGAGGATAAAGCATCTCCCTCCAGCCTGTCACCTCATTCTGAGACCCACTGCCCTGGTCAGTGCCTGCCCTGGGCCTGTAAGCTGTGCAAAAGAAAGACTGTGACCATGGATCGCCGGAGAGCAGCAACGCTGAGGGAGAAGAGACGTCTGAAGAAGGTGAACGAGGCCTTCGATGCTCTGAAGAGGAGCACCTTGATGAACCCCAACCAGAGGCTGCCCAAAGTGGAGATCTTGCGGAGCGCCATACAGTACATCGAACGGCTACAAGCGCTGGTGTCCTCTCTCaaccagcaggacactgagacagGACAGCAGGGACTGCACTATCGACCCACCCCGACCCAGCCCAGA GTGTCGTCGTCCTGCGAGCCCAGTTCGGGGAGCACCTGCTGCAGCAGCCCCGAGTGGAGCAGCACTCCGGAGCAGTGTCCGCCGAGCTACAGCGGTGAGG aTCTCCTGAGTGCTGCTGAATCTCCTGAGCAGGGGAACATGCAGGCCTTGACTTCCATTGTGGACAGCATCTCTGCTTCAGACAGAGCTGTGGCCTTTCCTGTAGACATTTCCAAATAG
- the myog gene encoding myogenin isoform X2 — MELFETNPYFFPDQRFYEGGDSYFPSRLPGTYDQAGYQDRNSMMGLCGSLAGGASVGVASTEDKASPSSLSPHSETHCPGQCLPWACKLCKRKTVTMDRRRAATLREKRRLKKVNEAFDALKRSTLMNPNQRLPKVEILRSAIQYIERLQALVSSLNQQDTETGQQGLHYRPTPTQPRVSSSCEPSSGSTCCSSPEWSSTPEQCPPSYSDLLSAAESPEQGNMQALTSIVDSISASDRAVAFPVDISK; from the exons ATGGAGCTCTTTGAGACCAACCCATACTTCTTTCCTGATCAGCGATTTTATGAAGGAGGGGACAGCTACTTCCCCTCTCGCCTACCTGGGACATACGACCAAGCTGGTTACCAGGACAGAAACTCCATGATGGGCTTGTGTGGGAGTCTAGCTGGAGGTGCCAGTGTCGGAGTCGCAAGTACTGAGGATAAAGCATCTCCCTCCAGCCTGTCACCTCATTCTGAGACCCACTGCCCTGGTCAGTGCCTGCCCTGGGCCTGTAAGCTGTGCAAAAGAAAGACTGTGACCATGGATCGCCGGAGAGCAGCAACGCTGAGGGAGAAGAGACGTCTGAAGAAGGTGAACGAGGCCTTCGATGCTCTGAAGAGGAGCACCTTGATGAACCCCAACCAGAGGCTGCCCAAAGTGGAGATCTTGCGGAGCGCCATACAGTACATCGAACGGCTACAAGCGCTGGTGTCCTCTCTCaaccagcaggacactgagacagGACAGCAGGGACTGCACTATCGACCCACCCCGACCCAGCCCAGA GTGTCGTCGTCCTGCGAGCCCAGTTCGGGGAGCACCTGCTGCAGCAGCCCCGAGTGGAGCAGCACTCCGGAGCAGTGTCCGCCGAGCTACAGCG aTCTCCTGAGTGCTGCTGAATCTCCTGAGCAGGGGAACATGCAGGCCTTGACTTCCATTGTGGACAGCATCTCTGCTTCAGACAGAGCTGTGGCCTTTCCTGTAGACATTTCCAAATAG
- the mdm4 gene encoding protein Mdm4 isoform X1 has translation MSSLSAQPQASSSSCRTLPGEGNQVKPKAPLLQILRVAGAQEDVFTLKEVMHYLGQYIMGKQLYDKQRQHIVHCQDDPLGELLEVESFSVKNPSPVYEMLKKYLVVLGCSDAAENLSVGRECVEGGVEDRGQICEGVVKAGVVAGSDGPLLPTPSQRRPRDPDDESLEGLPRSACKRPKLDVTLEEWDLSGLPWWFLGNLRNNYSRRSNGSTDIHTNQLSLAQEEDTAIVSDTTEDLWILTEGESEQVSVEMKEATLEEGSGGEEGSVDDDYGGGKEEKSDREMQEEPDEDSQCLSDDTDTEISTQDAWQCTECRKYNIPVQRYCVRCWALRKNWYKDVPRLAHSLSVPDIPACSSLSAQDEEDDSDTGIDVPDCSRTISDPVILPSHSTADRPIPTAGMSKGKGPRPSGFLKHGQLSEGESQESLGMEVQDVRPEALLEPCKLCRVRPRNGNIIHGRTAHLLTCFPCARRLHKFQAPCPGCGKIIQKVIKIFIL, from the exons ATGAGCTCCCTGTCGGCCCAGCCTCAGGCTTCAAGCTCGTCATGCAGGACGCTTCCTGGAGAGGGTAATCAG GTGAAACCAAAAGCCCCGCTGCTGCAGATCTTGCGTGTAGCTGGAGCTCAGGAGGATGTCTTCACTCTCAAAGAG GTGATGCACTACCTGGGTCAGTATATCATGGGGAAGCAACTGTATGACAAACAGAGGCAGCACATTGTGCATTGCCAGGATGATCCTTTGGGTGAACTTCTGGAAGTTGAAAGCTTCTCTGTCAAAAATCCAAG CCCAGTGTATGAAATGCTGAAGAAGTACCTGGTTGTACTTGGTTGTAGTG ACGCTGCAGAGAATCTTTCTGTGGGCCGTGAGTGTGTAGAGGGCGGAGTGGAGGATCGTGGTCAG ATATGCGAGGGTGTGGTCAAAGCAGGAGTGGTGGCCGGAAGTGATGGGCCTCTTCTGCCGACCCCCTCTCAGAGACGACCTCGTGATCCAGACGATG AGTCTCTTGAAGGCTTGCCTCGCTCAGCCTGCAAGCGCCCCAAACTGGATGTCACCCTGGAAGAGTGGGACCTCTCTGGTCTACCCTGGTGGTTTCTGGGTAATCTGCGTAATAACTATAGCCGCAGGAGCAATGGCTCCACTGACATCCATACAAACCAA CTGTCTCTTGCACAGGAGGAGGACACAGCCATTGTGTCAGACACAACAGAAGACTTGTGGATTCTGACAGAGGGCGAGAGTGAGCAAGTGAGTGTGGAGATGAAGGAAGCGACGCTAGAAGAGGGAAGTGGAGGAGAAGAAGGTTCTGTTGATGATGATTATGGAGGAGGGAAGGAGGAAAAGTCAGACCGAGAg ATGCAAGAAGAACCCGATGAAGACTCTCAATGTCTGAGTGATGACACTGATACAGAGATCTCCACACAG GATGCATGGCAGTGCACAGAGTGCAGGAAATACAACATACCTGTCCAGCGATACTGCGTTCGCTGTTGGGCTCTACGAAAAAACTGGTACAAGGACGTGCCCCGGCTGGCTCATTCTCTCTCTGTCCCTGACATCCCAGCATGCAGCTCTCTCTCTGCCCaagatgaagaagatgacagcGACACAGGCATTGATGTTCCAGACTGCAGCAGGACGATCTCAGACCCAGTTATCCTGCCCTCGCACTCCACAGCTGACCGACCAATTCCCACAGCGGGTATGAGTAAAGGCAAAGGGCCGCGCCCTTCTGGCTTCCTCAAGCACGGCCAGCTCTCAGAGGGGGAAAGCCAGGAAAGTCTGGGCATGGAGGTCCAAGACGTTCGACCGGAGGCGCTGCTGGAGCCCTGCAAGCTGTGTCGGGTGAGACCGCGTAATGGTAATATAATCCACGGACGAACGGCTCACCTGCTCACATGTTTCCCATGTGCACGGAGGTTGCATAAGTTCCAGGCTCCCTGTCCAGGGTGTGGGAAGATTATTCAAAAAGTTATTAAGATATTCATCCTCTAA
- the mdm4 gene encoding protein Mdm4 isoform X2: MSSLSAQPQASSSSCRTLPGEGNQVKPKAPLLQILRVAGAQEDVFTLKEVMHYLGQYIMGKQLYDKQRQHIVHCQDDPLGELLEVESFSVKNPSPVYEMLKKYLVVLGCSDAAENLSVGRECVEGGVEDRGQICEGVVKAGVVAGSDGPLLPTPSQRRPRDPDDESLEGLPRSACKRPKLDVTLEEWDLSGLPWWFLGNLRNNYSRRSNGSTDIHTNQEEDTAIVSDTTEDLWILTEGESEQVSVEMKEATLEEGSGGEEGSVDDDYGGGKEEKSDREMQEEPDEDSQCLSDDTDTEISTQDAWQCTECRKYNIPVQRYCVRCWALRKNWYKDVPRLAHSLSVPDIPACSSLSAQDEEDDSDTGIDVPDCSRTISDPVILPSHSTADRPIPTAGMSKGKGPRPSGFLKHGQLSEGESQESLGMEVQDVRPEALLEPCKLCRVRPRNGNIIHGRTAHLLTCFPCARRLHKFQAPCPGCGKIIQKVIKIFIL; the protein is encoded by the exons ATGAGCTCCCTGTCGGCCCAGCCTCAGGCTTCAAGCTCGTCATGCAGGACGCTTCCTGGAGAGGGTAATCAG GTGAAACCAAAAGCCCCGCTGCTGCAGATCTTGCGTGTAGCTGGAGCTCAGGAGGATGTCTTCACTCTCAAAGAG GTGATGCACTACCTGGGTCAGTATATCATGGGGAAGCAACTGTATGACAAACAGAGGCAGCACATTGTGCATTGCCAGGATGATCCTTTGGGTGAACTTCTGGAAGTTGAAAGCTTCTCTGTCAAAAATCCAAG CCCAGTGTATGAAATGCTGAAGAAGTACCTGGTTGTACTTGGTTGTAGTG ACGCTGCAGAGAATCTTTCTGTGGGCCGTGAGTGTGTAGAGGGCGGAGTGGAGGATCGTGGTCAG ATATGCGAGGGTGTGGTCAAAGCAGGAGTGGTGGCCGGAAGTGATGGGCCTCTTCTGCCGACCCCCTCTCAGAGACGACCTCGTGATCCAGACGATG AGTCTCTTGAAGGCTTGCCTCGCTCAGCCTGCAAGCGCCCCAAACTGGATGTCACCCTGGAAGAGTGGGACCTCTCTGGTCTACCCTGGTGGTTTCTGGGTAATCTGCGTAATAACTATAGCCGCAGGAGCAATGGCTCCACTGACATCCATACAAACCAA GAGGAGGACACAGCCATTGTGTCAGACACAACAGAAGACTTGTGGATTCTGACAGAGGGCGAGAGTGAGCAAGTGAGTGTGGAGATGAAGGAAGCGACGCTAGAAGAGGGAAGTGGAGGAGAAGAAGGTTCTGTTGATGATGATTATGGAGGAGGGAAGGAGGAAAAGTCAGACCGAGAg ATGCAAGAAGAACCCGATGAAGACTCTCAATGTCTGAGTGATGACACTGATACAGAGATCTCCACACAG GATGCATGGCAGTGCACAGAGTGCAGGAAATACAACATACCTGTCCAGCGATACTGCGTTCGCTGTTGGGCTCTACGAAAAAACTGGTACAAGGACGTGCCCCGGCTGGCTCATTCTCTCTCTGTCCCTGACATCCCAGCATGCAGCTCTCTCTCTGCCCaagatgaagaagatgacagcGACACAGGCATTGATGTTCCAGACTGCAGCAGGACGATCTCAGACCCAGTTATCCTGCCCTCGCACTCCACAGCTGACCGACCAATTCCCACAGCGGGTATGAGTAAAGGCAAAGGGCCGCGCCCTTCTGGCTTCCTCAAGCACGGCCAGCTCTCAGAGGGGGAAAGCCAGGAAAGTCTGGGCATGGAGGTCCAAGACGTTCGACCGGAGGCGCTGCTGGAGCCCTGCAAGCTGTGTCGGGTGAGACCGCGTAATGGTAATATAATCCACGGACGAACGGCTCACCTGCTCACATGTTTCCCATGTGCACGGAGGTTGCATAAGTTCCAGGCTCCCTGTCCAGGGTGTGGGAAGATTATTCAAAAAGTTATTAAGATATTCATCCTCTAA
- the vamp3 gene encoding vesicle-associated membrane protein 3: MSAPGPEGSAAASSNKRLQQTQAQVDEVVDIMRVNVDKVLERDQKLSELDDRADALQAGASQFETSAAKLKRKYWWKNCKMWAILIAVIVIVIIIIIIWACSK; this comes from the exons AT GTCAGCCCCTGGTCCagaaggttctgctgctgcatcGAGCAACAAGCGCTTGCAGCAGACACAGGCCCAAGTGGATGAG gTAGTGGATATTATGCGCGTTAATGTGGACAAAGTACTGGAACGTGATCAGAAACTGTCTGAACTGGATGACAGAGCAGACGCACTGCAGGCTGGAGCCTCCCAGTTTGAGACCAGTGCAGCTAAGCTGAAACGGAAGTACTGGTGGAAGAACTGCAAG ATGTGGGCCATCTTGATAGCTGTAATAGtgatcgtcatcatcatcattatta TTTGGGCCTGCTCAAAGTGA